A part of Cryptococcus neoformans var. grubii H99 chromosome 6, complete sequence genomic DNA contains:
- a CDS encoding annexin XIV translates to MYGQQNNYGAPPPQQWGQAPPQGYQPGYQNGPPAVNYGAHPSQQQQWGAPPGPPQHQPYGAPPVNQYGAPPQHQQGYGGHSPQPPFGAPSPAPAGYGAPPTAPQGQYGAPSPYPQQPPQQGFGGPQQGYGSQPQGQSPMMYLGVPIPAPPPAVPVSTLAGYDARFDAERIRKATKGFGTDERTIIDTLSPLDAFQMDVLSRTYEQTVGRSLKSTLEKELSSWLEYTLVLLSLGPLGGDVYLLHRACNGMGTHEDLLNEVLLGRTNQEIFLLKEAYRRTYNQDLVQIVQGELSMKTERMFNMALSGQRDESPYLNHQLVQQDVETLYRAGPGKIGTDEIAICGILISRSKEHLKAIAQAFPARHRVSLSQMIHSEFSGHMRDALFFIARGVEADGDGVVRDCELLHAAMAGMGTKDERMIYRLVRNHWNRPRFNAIKNQYQVLYRNSLRRAVEGETTGKYEKALVGIIEQN, encoded by the exons ATGTACGGTCAACAGAACAACTACGGCGCACCTCCCCCCCAACAATGGGGACAAGCGCCTCCCCAAGGCTATCAGCCGGGGTATCAGAACGGTCCTCCAGCTGTCAATTACGGCGCTCACCCAtctcagcaacaacaatgGGGCGCGCCTCCTGGTCCTCCTCAGCACCAACCTTACGGTGCCCCTCCTGTCAACCAGTACGGTGCTCCTCCTCAGCACCAGCAGGGGTATGGTGGCCACTCACCTCAGCCGCCTTTTGGTGCGCCCTCTCCAGCTCCCGCCGGGTATGGGGCTCCGCCTACTGCTCCCCAAGGGCAATACGGTGCACCCTCCCCTTACCCCCAGCAGCCACCGCAGCAAGGATTCGGAGGTCCTCAACAAGGCTATGGCAGTCAGCCTCAGGGCCAGAGTCCGATGATGTACTTGGGTGTACCCATCCCTGCGCCGCCGCCTGCTGTGCCTGTGAGCACTTTGGCTGGGTACGATGCTCGGTTTGATGCGGAAAGGATTAGGAAGGCCACCAAG GGCTTTGGTACAGATGAGAGGACGATTATTGACACGTTGTCGCCTTTGGATGCGTTCCAAATGGATGTATTGTCAAGGACATACGAGCAGACTGTTGGTAGATCTCTCAAGAGCACTTTGGAAAAGGAGCTATCAAGCTG GCTCGAATACACCCTTGTCCTCCTCTCGCTCGGTCCTCTTGGCGGAGACGTctaccttcttcaccgCGCGTGCAATGGCATGGGTACCCACGAAGACTTGCTCAATGAAGTTCTTCTCGGAAGGACCAACCAAGAGattttcctcctcaagGAAGCGTACAGAAGAACGTATAACCAGGACTTGGTACAGATCGTTCAGGGAGAGCTGTCCATGAAAACGGAGAG AATGTTCAACATGGCCTTATCAGGACAAAGAGACGAATCACCGTACCTCAATCACCAACTTGTGCAGCAAGACGTGGAAACTCTGTATCGAGCTGGACCGGGCAAGATCGGCACT GACGAAATCGCCATCTGCGGCATTTTGATCTCTCGATCCAAAGAGCATCTAAAAGCTATTGCTCAAGCATTCCCCGCTCGTCACCGAGTTTCCCTTTCTCAAAT GATTCACTCAGAATTCTCTGGGCATATGCGTGACGCTCTGTTTTTCATTGCCCGAGGTGTCGAAGCGGATGGCGATGGTGTCGTTCGTGACTGCGAATTACTCCATGCCGCAATGGCCGGTATGGGTAccaaggatgaaagaat GATTTACCGCCTTGTCCGTAATCATTGGAATCGCCCTCGTTTCAATGCCATCAAAAACCAATACCAGGTACTGTATCGCAATTCGCTTAGAAGGGCGGTGGAGGGAGAGACCACCGGAAAGTACGAGAAGGCGTTGGTGGGGATCATCGAGCAAAATTAA
- a CDS encoding rRNA-processing protein CGR1, whose translation MSAEPSSSIRAAESVVVSVAPSKNGRTPGKAHKSAKTALRRSYISPSVKTPFEKRMEKEKAQQAAKQLERELKEEKETDRQRKVNIIKERRARKEEKQREEELRAKMSAKKLQRMKKREGRSKKING comes from the exons ATGTCCGCAGagccttcatcctccatccgAGCCGCTGAGTCCGTTGTTGTCTCTGTTGCTCCCTCAAAGAATGGCCGAACTCCAGGCAAGGCCCACAAATCTGCCAAAACAGCGCTCCGAAGATCATACATCAGCCCGTCTGTCAAAACACCTTTTGAAAAGCgtatggagaaggagaaggctcAACAAGCTGCCAAACAACTCGAAAGGGagctgaaagaagagaaggagaccGACAGGCAACG CAAAGTGAACATCATCAAGGAGCGACGAgcgaggaaagaggaaaagcagagggaagaggaattgAGGGCCAAGATGTCCGCAAAGAAATTacaaaggatgaagaag AGGGAAGGCAGATCAAAGAAGATCAATGGATGA